A stretch of Triticum aestivum cultivar Chinese Spring chromosome 1D, IWGSC CS RefSeq v2.1, whole genome shotgun sequence DNA encodes these proteins:
- the LOC123176693 gene encoding BTB/POZ and MATH domain-containing protein 2-like, with product MSFAGVSVVADGQLLKPSSTAPAIYSGKASSGSWWYHLLVVEGFSRVKDTPTGKHIMGRSFCAGGYRWALKLCPNGDRMETAGFISVFLVLHEDVALPLNAHWQFSFVDQVDGHELACIRATNIGDFSKSGHGWGHYRFIKREDLEKSEHLKNDCFTIRCDFIITQAVDTFIEVPSSNICDHLNHLLVTKLGADVKFEVGSETFDAHRCVLAARSAVFRAELFGPMKEGTTADAIQIQDIEPNVFKALLGFIYTDSMPKMDMGGVAGEAGADVLWMEQLLVAADKYDLQRLKSMCEDRLLKHINLSSVSAILGVAAQHHCHELKEACLELLKLQSADGLRDVMATSDWQHISTTDPSVLNELITKLALKANP from the coding sequence ATGTCGTTCGCCGGTGTATCCGTCGTTGCTGACGGCCAGCTGCTTAAGCCATCGTCCACGGCGCCGGCCATCTACTCCGGCAAGGCCAGCAGCGGCAGCTGGTGGTATCACCTGCTCGTGGTCGAAGGTTTCTCACGCGTCAAAGATACGCCCACGGGAAAGCACATCATGGGTCGTTCCTTCTGTGCTGGAGGCTATCGATGGGCTCTCAAGTTGTGTCCCAATGGTGATCGCATGGAGACTGCTGGTTTTATCTCTGTTTTTCTTGTCCTTCACGAGGATGTTGCGCTGCCCCTAAATGCGCATTGGCAGTTTAGCTTCGTCGATCAGGTTGACGGGCACGAGCTTGCATGCATCCGCGCAACCAACATAGGTGATTTCTCTAAAAGTGGTCATGGCTGGGGTCACTATCGTTTCATCAAAAGAGAGGACCTCGAAAAGTCGGAGCATCTCAAGAATGATTGTTTCACCATCCGGTGCGACTTTATCATCACCCAAGCCGTTGATACTTTCATCGAGGTGCCGTCATCCAACATATGCGACCATCTGAACCATCTTTTAGTGACGAAGCTCGGTGCCGATGTGAAGTTCGAGGTTGGCAGCGAGACGTTCGACGCGCACCGGTGCGTGCTCGCGGCCCGTTCTGCCGTCTTCAGGGCTGAACTCTTCGGCCCCATGAAGGAGGGAACCACGGCTGATGCCATACAAATACAAGATATTGAACCCAATGTATTCAAGGCTTTGCTAGGTTTCATCTACACCGACTCAATGCCGAAGATGGATATGGGAGGAGTAGCAGGAGAAGCCGGAGCTGATGTTCTGTGGATGGAACAATTGCTTGTGGCGGCAGACAAGTATGATCTCCAACGACTAAAGTCGATGTGTGAAGACAGGCTGTTGAAACACATAAATTTGAGCTCGGTGTCGGCCATCCTTGGTGTAGCTGCGCAACACCATTGCCACGAACTGAAAGAGGCCTGCCTGGAGTTACTCAAACTCCAGTCGGCTGACGGCTTACGAGATGTCATGGCGACCAGTGACTGGCAGCACATATCTACGACCGATCCCTCCGTTCTGAACGAGCTGATTACCAAGCTTGCCTTGAAAGCTAATCCGTAG